A window from Chrysemys picta bellii isolate R12L10 chromosome 2, ASM1138683v2, whole genome shotgun sequence encodes these proteins:
- the RNF139 gene encoding E3 ubiquitin-protein ligase RNF139, translating into MAAPGPPQLPGLRLGPRRRTGLEVALRVPSLFLIDAIFNSYPLPEGSLCAVLLGVLLRLLGVFVSSVVLVLQQRALFKFYMISSAFLLAATSVLVNYYASLHINFYSAYYTAAFGIQFLPHKGPSLWMALSILQLTFGIGYVTLLNVQSIYSQLIILDILIPIIGLIIELPLNVRQILVFISGLILTLYTTINLVMKIKWFYYSTRYVSLLLRHMYRIYGLQLLMEDTWKRIRFPAVLRVFWLTRLTAQAVVLTYVVKMAETNTEEKFYLISWENCWELVCSLIISGCDSTLTVLGMSAVISSIAHYLGLGILAFIGSTDEDDKRLGFVAPVLFFILALQTGLSGLKPEERLVRLSRNMCLLLTAVLHFIHGMTDPVLMSLSASHVSSFRRHFPVLLVSACLFILPVLLSYILWHHYALNTWLFAVTAFCVELCLKVIVSITVYVLFMIDGHYNVQWEKLDDYVYYVRSTGNIIEFIFGVIMFGNGAYTMVFESGSKIRACMMCLHAYFNIYLQAKNGWKTFINRRTAVKKINSLPEVKGSRLHEIDDICAICYHEFTTSARITPCNHYFHALCLRKWLYIQDTCPMCHQKVYIEEKENVNISNNGFVAPNENPVEVAEEAAEAAHELNEDNDSTDSDDDCVAEHQNETLNVDSDSLGD; encoded by the exons ATGGCGGCCCCTGGCCCCCCGCAGCTGCCGGGGCTGCGGCTGGGCCCGAGGCGCCGAACCGGGCTGGAAGTTGCGCTGCGGGTGCCCAGCCTCTTCCTCATCGACGCCATCTTCAACTCTTACCCCCTGCCGGAGGGCTCCCTGTGCGCCGtgctcctgggggtgctgctgcggctgctgg GGGTCTTTGTATCCAGTGTTGTTCTGGTCTTGCAACAGCGAGCACTTTTCAAGTTTTATATGATCAGCTCGGCATTTCTGCTAGCTGCAACCTCAGTGTTGGTGAATTATTATGCTTCTTTGCACATAAACTTCTACAGTGCCTACTACACAGCAGCTTTTGGAATTCAGTTCCTCCCTCATAAAGGACCCTCACTATGGATGGCACTTTCTATCCTTCAGCTTACCTTTGGGATTGGATATGTTACATTGTTAAACGTGCAGTCCATATACTCCCAACTAATCATACTGGATATACTGATTCCTATAATAGGCTTGATCATTGAATTACCTTTAAATGTCAGACAGATTTTAGTTTTTATTTCAGGCCTAATTCTGACATTATATACCACAATCAATTTAGTTATGAAAATTAAATGGTTCTATTATTCCACACGATACGTTTCTCTCCTTTTAAGGCATATGTATCGCATTTATGGATTACAGCTATTGATGGAAGATACGTGGAAAAGGATTCGTTTTCCAGCTGTACTGCGTGTGTTCTGGCTAACGAGACTTACAGCACAAGCAGTTGTGTTAACTTATGTTGTCAAGATGGCAGAAACTAATACAGAAGAGAAGTTCTACTTGATTTCTTGGGAAAATTGTTGGGAACTAGTTTGCAGTCTTATAATAAGTGGGTGTGATTCTACTTTAACTGTCTTAGGCATGAGTGCTGTAATTTCTTCAATAGCCCATTATTTGGGACTGGGTATTTTggcttttattggatcaactgaTGAAGATGACAAGAGGCTTGGTTTTGTAGcacctgttttattttttattttggctctGCAGACTGGCTTAAGTGGTCTAAAGCCAGAAGAGAGACTAGTTCGCCTAAGTCGAAACATGTGCCTTTTGTTAACTGCAGTCCTGCATTTTATCCATGGAATGACAGACCCTGTACTAATGTCTCTCAGTGCCTCCCACGTGTCGTCATTTCGCAGACACTTCCCTGTACTTCTTGTTTCAGCTTGCCTTTTTATTCTTCCAGTTCTGCTCAGTTATATCCTTTGGCACCACTATGCACTAAATACATGGCTTTTTGCAGTTACAGCATTCTGTGTGGAACTTTGCCTAAAAGTAATTGTTTCTATCACTGTTTATGTACTATTCATGATTGATGGCCACTATAATGTCCAATGGGAAAAGCTTGATGATTATGTCTACTATGTTCGTTCAACAGGCAATATTATTGAGTTTATATTTGGTGTAATCATGTTTGGAAATGGAGCTTATACCATGGTATTTGAATCAGGAAGTAAGATTCGGGCTTGCATGATGTGTCTTCATGCTTATTTCAACATCTACTTGCAAGCAAAGAATGGCTGGAAAACTTTTATAAATCGCAGGACAGCTGTTAAGAAAATAAACTCACTTCCTGAAGTAAAAGGAAGTCGGTTACATGAAATAGATGATATATGTGCAATCTGCTACCATGAGTTTACTACATCTGCTCGTATTACTCCATGCAATCATTACTTTCATGCACTTTGCCTTCGGAAATGGCTCTATATTCAAGACACTTGTCCAATGTGCCATCAAAAAGTATATattgaagaaaaggaaaatgtaaatatCTCTAACAATGGGTTTGTTGCACCTAATGAAAATCCTGTAGAAGTTGCAGAAGAAGCTGCTGAAGCTGCACATGAATTAAATGAAGATAATGACAGTACcgacagtgatgatgattgtgtgGCAGAACACCAGAATGAGACTCTTAATGTTGATTCTGACTCCCTGGGTGACTAA